Within Paeniglutamicibacter kerguelensis, the genomic segment GATCCGCATCCGTCTGGCAGGGTATCTGCCGTAGCCGGAACCCCCGAAAAGACTATACAAATTGTGGCCGTAGCTATTGAAATCAGACTGCGCGACCTCATTATGATTTTTCCCCAGGCTCGATGAACTCAAGGTCCACGACCTGCCACCCTTTTTTGAATACTAGGTATAACGTCCCAACCATCGGTTCTGAGGTTTTAGGGAATGTCCCTTGGACCTTCCCAGAACTTATATATGCGACTATTTCTTCCCGCTGCAACGCGAATCCAGCGACTCCATCGTCACCGATTGCTTTTGACAAAGTGATCGAAACATCAATCGCTCCACCTGCGCGCCAAGCACCCACCGCTTTGTTTTGATCAACTGGATCAACAATCTGTTCCGCGCACAAGAAGCACGACCTTTGCGTAACCGATTTGAGAGGTTTCGTATCGTTGGTCGCATCGGAGTAGCTAACAAGCTCGAACCAGTACTCGGTAAATGCAGCAACTCCCGCTTCTGTTCTTTCTTTCGCGGCTTCCGGCATTTTCGGGACGGGCCAGTTTTGCGCAGGGCCCGTCGAGCTCGCTGGAACTGGTTTCGGCGTCGGGTTGGCACTCGGCGTGGGCGACAAACTGGGTGCGTTGATCGATGCTGGTGGTAGCGAGCTGGAAGGCTCGGCGGGATCCGCCGAGGCTGTGCAGCCAGCGGCTCCCATCAAGAATGCGCCCGCGCATAGGGCGATGATGACGCTTTTAGTTTTGCCAAACATGCCTGGCCTACGATTCAGGTCGGAGTCATTTGATCGACATCGTAGACCGGATCGGCTGTGTGCGGCAGGGGTTATCCACAAGCCATTTCAATTCAAAGACGAAATATCGAACTGGAGAGCAACTCTCACTGAGTTCAAACGCTTTCTTGACGCCTTATCCCGAATTGCTTGCTGTTCTTCCGTTGGTCAACCACTCCTCGAATGTAGTCGGATCCTTCGCGACCCCGACTCCTGGCAGCAGTCCGCCGTTCAAGACCTTGATTCCGGGCACCGGGACGGCAATGACCCGGGTATGCGGAGCACCATTCTGAAGCACGTTGTTGTTGTGTGCGACCAACCGTGCCAACTTCGCCATGTTTCGAGGTTCCGGGCCCGCCAGCTCAACTCCAGCAGGTGCTTCCGTCCCCAGTTCAACCGCGGAAACAATGACTCGGGCAACGGCATCGGCGGCAACAGGTTGGCTCATCATCCGTGGCACCAGCGCAATCGGGCCGACACGCAGTTGGTTGATGAGTGTCTCCGTAAGTTCAAACCACTGTGTTGAACGGACGATCGTGGTTGGAACCGGGGCGTTTTGGTATCGCGCTTCTTGCGCCGCCTTGCCGCGATAGTAACCCATGTGTCTGTTGATCTCGGGGTTGCGCGCGTTCACGATCGACACGCACACGAGATGCGCCACGCGGGCGTCCTCGGCCGCCCGGATCACGTTTCGAGCGGTCGTCTCGTAGAAATCGACGCATACATCGGCCTTCATCGAGATGATGTTCAGGCAGTCGACCACCGCGTCGGCACCCGCAAACGAATCCGCCAGACCCGTTCCCGTGTATGCATCGATACCGGTCGAACGGCTGGCGAGGATGGCTTGGTGACCGGCAGACTCCAGCAGCTGTGCCACGCGCCCGCCCATGTTTCCCTGTCCTCCGAGAACAATGACTTTCATGCCCCGAGCCTACGCCTGGGGAGCACCTAAACAGATAGGCCTGCCTGGAATGAAAGTTCCCCGGCAGGCCCATCGGCAATTCCGTTACGGCGTACCTAGACCATGATCCAGTGCGCAAATCGCCGATTCTTCAGCACCACAAAATGGTGCAACGAGATGACGATTGCCGCCCAGGCGCCGCCGATCAACAACCCTTGAAGCACGTCCGTCAGCCAATGGTGTCCCAGATAGATGCGGCTCCATCCAATGGCCAAGACCAAGATTCCCAAGGAAACCAGACTCAAGATGCGGGCTAGCTGGCTCCGCAGGACAAGGAAAAGCAGGTAACCGACGACCCCGAGAATCGCGGTGGCATTGAGCGTATGGCCGCTGGGGAAGGCATACGACGTGGGCAGAGGCTCGACGACCTGGGCCAGCAGCGGACGCGCTCGCGCGGTCAGGTTTTTCAGCAGCACGGTCAAGGCAACCGAACCCGCCGCGGTGAATCCGATCAGCAGCACCGGCCAATAGCTGCGGGTCCGCCAAGCCAGAAACCCGGTGGCAAGAAGTGCAATCGTCGTCATGCCCCAGGCGCTGCCGAGCGTCGAAAAGAACCATGCAACATTCGTGGCGACGGGCGTCCGGTGTGCGACCATCCATTCAAGCGTCGGAACATCCCACGTTCCAATTCCTTCGCCCATCCGCGCCGAAACCCACAAGCGCCGGGCAACGCCGAAGAGACCCAGCGTCAGGGCAAGGACAAGGACAAATATGGATCCGACGCTTGGAGCACGTCCGGGTCCGCGGC encodes:
- a CDS encoding phosphatase PAP2 family protein — its product is MNTPRRRGPGRAPSVGSIFVLVLALTLGLFGVARRLWVSARMGEGIGTWDVPTLEWMVAHRTPVATNVAWFFSTLGSAWGMTTIALLATGFLAWRTRSYWPVLLIGFTAAGSVALTVLLKNLTARARPLLAQVVEPLPTSYAFPSGHTLNATAILGVVGYLLFLVLRSQLARILSLVSLGILVLAIGWSRIYLGHHWLTDVLQGLLIGGAWAAIVISLHHFVVLKNRRFAHWIMV
- a CDS encoding SDR family oxidoreductase, producing the protein MKVIVLGGQGNMGGRVAQLLESAGHQAILASRSTGIDAYTGTGLADSFAGADAVVDCLNIISMKADVCVDFYETTARNVIRAAEDARVAHLVCVSIVNARNPEINRHMGYYRGKAAQEARYQNAPVPTTIVRSTQWFELTETLINQLRVGPIALVPRMMSQPVAADAVARVIVSAVELGTEAPAGVELAGPEPRNMAKLARLVAHNNNVLQNGAPHTRVIAVPVPGIKVLNGGLLPGVGVAKDPTTFEEWLTNGRTASNSG
- a CDS encoding DUF6318 family protein → MFGKTKSVIIALCAGAFLMGAAGCTASADPAEPSSSLPPASINAPSLSPTPSANPTPKPVPASSTGPAQNWPVPKMPEAAKERTEAGVAAFTEYWFELVSYSDATNDTKPLKSVTQRSCFLCAEQIVDPVDQNKAVGAWRAGGAIDVSITLSKAIGDDGVAGFALQREEIVAYISSGKVQGTFPKTSEPMVGTLYLVFKKGWQVVDLEFIEPGEKS